The sequence TGTGCAATTTCTTCTGGTGATACTTTATTGAAGACTAACAAATATGCCAAAATTATTATAGAATCTTACTTTCATTTATCTCCAGTGCATTTGATTCTATCATGTCATTCCGGAAGGCGAAAAGACGACGTTTGGTATTGTAATGTTCGAGGTTATTTGTAAAGGGCAATAACACCGCAGTTTCTGAAGAGATCCCAATGAAAAATACGCATGCACCGCTGAcatatagtgatctatatttatatttcttttcattaagatccatctATCATTATTatggattactttgttatttAGGAATTGTgtattctaaaataattaaagggcaaaatCGCTATTAAATGTGCATGCATCACCACCCTATAGTGATCTACCATTGTGTAGAATTGATAAAGATTCATCAATATTTTACTTAGGTACAGTCGAAAATCTGTATTTTGTACTAAGTCAAGTGGAAAACTGTATTACTAGGTCTCTGTTTGAATTAcaatcatttttaaacaaatcaaggaaaaactctgcttttccTGGATCAAAAGAGATAAAACTATATGTGAGCAAATTCCATGTGCtgattaataattatgtgaggtttagTTATTCTAGCTGCAACGCAtttttaattataagcattttcagttTTTCCAGACAATCAAGTGGAAATACTCTCCCTTTACAGggtcaagggagataattatatGTATGAGTGAAAGTCAGGCGCTAATTaatatgtgaggtttggtgattctagcttaaatactgTTTGAAATTAAAAGCATTTCCAATTTAGGACGGACGCATGTACGGACGGACAGTCGGATGGACAACGCTAAACAATATCACTCCGCATTTTTTGGGGGATAATAAAATCAAGGgtcatgaacttgtaaatgtataACAACATCAAAACTACAATGCAACAGTATTTGAAATATGATATCATATCTAAATGACTCAAATACACTGAATTTAAATCGAAGCTTGGTTTACTACAAAATAGCTTACTTCTGACGGACGATAATGCTCTGTCTATATCGGCCTCTAAACGAGTTGCCACATTGCAAATCAAAATAACTGGTGCTTTGCCGTCATTGACCTTTGTAATTTGCTTAATATTTATGCCTTCTTTACGAAGCATTTGCTTAAACGCAGTCAAGAACAATTCTGTTGCTTCTGAAGGTGTTGGATCGTATACTTCCACTTCAATTGCGCTTCGTAGCCTTTCTGTAATGGAAATCttataaacaaaatttatgacaaCGAACGTGTTTGAAATACCGATTAAATAATAAGGCTGGTATAATACTGGATTGATGTTGAACTTCATTGATGAATTATACTCCACTTCGACAATTAAGGGGTTTTATATTTACCTTTTTACTTCAGACTtgaatacaaaatacagttaaacAAGTAATTAGCAGCATATAGGACGATGGCTTTTCGCCAAAGCATAATATAACAAACAAATTACTATTTATTGAATGACCAGCAAAGTATCTATAGCCAGACAAGTTCGCAAATATATGACTCGGAGATGAATTGCTTTTTCAACCAGGTGACAGCATTTTTTCCAGATTTAATTAAAGGAGTTTAGTCGCAGATTAAAACGCATCAGGTAATATAATACTTTGTTAAAGTGTTTGTCTTTATTTAACACATACTGTTATCATTGACTGGTCCTGACGCAGGTACTTGACTGGAAGTAACTGGCTGGTTATAAGTCACGTGTTTCAACCACCTCGAATTCTGTAACAATACGTTACTAATTGGGTTATATACTACGATGATTTGAAAGTAGTGATAAAGATTGCGCATTAACATCACGAACAAGTTTGAATATCAACAAAATGTGCACTCAACAAATGTATATCATCATGATGAATGTCTCATGAATTCTGTTATAAGGCAGGAAAATTATAACAacacaaaatacttttttatccACCCATACCAAAAAGGGATCTGCAGGATatacataaagaaaacaaatgacCCTCGATTTCTGTATCTCGAAATCTGATGATAATGTGTAAAGTAAATTGATGTTATAACACTGATGTTTTCTCTATCcgatacatgtatgttaaataaAGTATGAATTTCCCAGTTACAGCAACATATATTGTTGTTTCAAATTACCATAGTAATAACCATTGTCACCATTTTGTATACATTAACACCAACAACTAGACTTTCATCTTAATAATGTGTTTACAAGGAACCCTCCATCATGAAATTGATAATTGGAATTTCTTAACAATTTGCGATAGAATGCTCTCTCAGgaagtattttgaaaataaaaaaatcaaatattttggtGTTTATGAGCACAAAGTGACGAAAGTGTCTATTTTTGTGGCAATTTTGAATATAATCGTTACTAGAAATTGCATGCTTATCCGATACGTTTTGTTACAGAGGTTAAACTGTACATGAATGCGAAAAACTATGTTATTTTAagttctaacatttaattttaaaatttccgaAAAATGGGGACTCGTTTCTTACGTAAATCCTACATGTACATATCTCTTTATGTTCGATTTGTTACATTACCGTATATCAGTGAAAATTCAGTAAGTCCACATTATCTGCAAATAGTTCATAACTAAGATTTCCTGTATTGCTTCCCGTAGGATATTGGTAAACAACTTGATCTAATATGGTGGGGCTTTTGAATAAGATTAGATGGAATGACACGATGTAAAGACGGCATAAGTTACCTTGTCAAGTCTTGCCAGAATATATATAATCAAGTGCTTAAAATGCTAAATGCATAACCCTGACTATTTAATCGAACTAGTAAATCTTTCTTTTATTCTACAGATGACAATCACTGGTGTCTTATCTGCAAGTGTGAAAAAATAGTGAATTATACATACATCATAGTAGTTTTCAAGTTTCTTCACAGTTTCGCTGTTAATCAAAACCCCGCCAGCATCATTTGTctgtaataaaaaatgtaataccGCTACCATTTTACTGCAAGAACTACAGTCTGTATAGACCACCCTTAGACAATAAAAATTGTTCTCTTGTTCACACAGGTAAAATGATACTGTTTATAGTCAACGGAAAGAGAAAATAGTGACTTTTTAGTAGGTTTaatagttgttgttgttattcaaaggtagtctttaacacaggtttgactgtatttaaaaTTTATAGCGAAAGGCGAAACTTCGAACGaacacaaattttaattttttatgttttataccCCAAAACAATAAAACCTACGATAACCTTGATTTGTTACTAAAACGTTTGCCTTGCAAAGACATTGCTCTAAGAAGctttattatgttttgaaaataagtaTGTGATTCTGAGATATTAAATAATCAACTAGATTTACCTTTTTGTAGACAACATGGTACACCGTACTTAGAATTTTATATTCTGGATTCCTGGGGTCATAGTATATTTCCTTCATAAGAAACAGACATAAAGTGTGTTATGCATTCACAATAGAAAAGATATGTCTGTACTTTCAAgttattagttttaaagatattaaGTATCTCTACTGAGATAAAACATATCAGTAAGTATATGAGCTGTAACGTGCGTGCATATGCGTTCGGACCGGAAGCCTGAAAAAAAGGCAGCTAGGCTTTCAcaactttttttcaaagacaattacTTAAAAGTGTAGTACTACATATCGTGATTCATTTCAGTAAAATGCAGTTTTtcgaacaattttaaaaatgcaatgCAATTGTGTTTAGAATACTTTATCTATATCTtattaaatgtaaacatactCACGCGATCTGATTTAGACGGAGAAGATCCCATAATTACAAGTATCTAATTTTCCTGATTTAGGTCTAAAAAGATTTAAATATCGTCAAAAAGAAATGCAAATGAAGATATAAAAGGAAACTCATCAAATTTATGACAAGATTAACAAAGTCCGAGCTTAACTCCGAATGTAAAGTATTTTATTAAGATTATTCTTGTACATTTATTTGGCTGTGAAAGTATGTTTATTGCAGACATAAAATATGATCAACTGTCAGATTGCAACAGGAAAATATAACCTACCAAAAATATCAGTCGTGATATTTTCTGACAGCACGAACGGTAAAACATATCTGATATTATAATCTTTTTACGTACCTTCCGTTAACACAATGTGTAATTCAAAAAAGACAACTAAAATTCATAAACTATTCTATTTATTATCGAACTTAAACTCAATCCGTTTTATATCAAGTACAAAAAACCATAGAACACTTACGTGTTAGTAACCATCACAGAGTaatgaaaaatgtgaaaacaacaatatattcattggtttaaaaatataaattacttaagCAGTGATCACGTGGTTTGAATCGATCACGTAGCTGGAATATTGTCGGATGTAACgtcatttcatttattgtgtCAGACATGGGAACTGGTAAATCGAAACCAGGTTTGTAAATAAGAATAATATTATTAAACTGTTTTGAATATTAGATTTTCTTCTTATCATATTAAACAAAGTTCAGATCtaatatgtttttacattgtGAAATAAATAATTCAGAACCATATTTAAATAATGCGTCGTATTTCGATGAATAGGAGAACAGTTAAATTTAAACAGAATGATGCTCGCAAATGTAAATTCCGTTAAATAGTTGCAACCTAATTTACATATCACATAATCATCTTAGTAGCGAATGTAACATAAAAATCTTATTGTATATTATTCGAACAGTATGTGCTTGTAATGCATATTTGCACATTATATTTGTAAAACTCACTTAATAATACCACGTCAGTCATTGCAAGTGAAGCGAGATCATTTCACGAAACTTCCAGAGTAAAATTTTGTTATAACTATacgtaaaatgaataaataaatgtgaaacaaataaatgaattttgtataaCTGTTGAGCATGCACAATTgtgttttttaattaatatatctttatttcccTCCAATGTTGAAGAATTGAACATATGTACACAGAAAATATCTATCTGGTATACATTTTAGTATACATGTATCAATGAAAATACgaaataacattaaatgaaaGAAGGGGAAATACAACGATGGCTGTTCATTCCTATTCTGTGTCTGCTTAAGCAATTGAAAAGTATAATCTTCAGTTTTATTACGCACTGAACTCAATACTAACAGGAAGTAATACCAGATACAACATTCTAAAATTACTTtacttatatatattattttgacaatgATAAAATCTTCAATTAAATGGATTTGCAAAGGCTTTAAAATCAGgataaatatgtatcaatttGAGTCTATAGCTTCATCAcatttcatgtttgtttgtttctcaacatttttttaaacataataatgtATATCAAAATCTACTGGAAATACTGATAGAAAATAAGTACAGTGATGCATAGTAAagacttttcatatttttgtcttgTAAACAGAGGTAGTATATAAAGAACGTGTTGTATACAGAGACAAAGAACCTAGCCGTCCAAAAACCCCACCGTTAATTAATCCATGGCGAGATATAGGAGGCGACTGGACGCATTTAGTAAGTAACAAcatttttctaatcatttttttgtTAACCAAGATGATAATCAATGTAATGGTGTGCGTGCTTGTGTTTGTGTGATCGTGTGTTTGTAAACGCTGCatctgggtaatttcgtatgaatacataCCAACGCACCGGGGATACGCCACGAACCGGTGATCCCCAGTTCAATCTAACATCACGTTATTCCGGATCTTGAAATTAGTCATCTCTCGAAATTGTAGCCTATTCGGAGTGATTGAAATTAATACCACGCAGTAGGTTCTAGTCATACAATATCTCACACAGTTAGAGTGTGTATCCTTCGCCATGTTCTGCAGTTCCCCGGTTAAACTGCATACAACTCATACACACCATAATTTTCGTTATTTCAAGCTCACtggtgaaataaaaatattgatcaTTAATTTACTACCAATTTAAAATATTCTCACATTCACAAGACGATGTTATACATTTAtgtttccaaatattttgttCGGCTTATCGTTTCACCATTTCGCTTTGATTGATTGCTATGTTAATAAACTGATGTTTCAATAGGAATACTAAATTGAGATTATTATAATATTCAGGAGCATCACtcaaaatatacagtttatttttgatcttttaatatatacattgtaaaaactttcaacttcacactactttccattactgctcatgaacagactcaatcaaaccgagtctgcaattttcactgtttgcattgttttcggtgcttccgagggatctacttttcagattttatatatgCATTGTTGTCAGTATTAGATCTATAAAGGAAATCTTCAAGCTGTTCACAACAGTTAGTGCAagtaggatagacaacgagtgcggTCATCTAGggatatataaaacaaacaatgacttagaccacgtgaaataaaactgcatttattgaaaactgtcccacgcgttctatagaaattagatATTAACGTGTTTCTATAAGAGTGCTATTATCTTTataccgttagcgcttatttgtcagtagggcatataaaaaatgcatgttttactcaaataccggatttactaaaatttgacgttcattaacacttagagtcatttgcaatcgcaaATGCTTAACAGTTAGATATGGGTTTctcaaaaatactaaaaaataaaCTGCTTAACAATTAGTTTTTGTAAGGAGTTTGGAAGTTGGCGAAACGTTGATTCAAAAAGATAGCCAAGTTCCGAAACTACAcaaaaggctgacagcaaatcggaggtaaacatgttggataaaaaaagaTACTGTtatttgaagtaatctggtattttaagtatggactagtgcttactggtaatatgCATAATcagggccaagttgttcgaatcTTTAACGGGCTGTTAGTTTAGTTTAGATTATATTTAgttttagctcgattttgatgaaagatttaagcttattgtaacccctctcgagtctgcttcctaggaaaatcagtactggtgtcatatgagaattCATGGTCGTggccccaatgatgctcgaacccaagacccctgcattaagctgttaaacctgttaaatttctattcaagatactagtcttggtgggtggaaAACACTAGTAtggtgttttaattttactgtaaagatgatttagtgtttataacaagtacatttgtttttttataatttttctaaactgtcgaaatattCTAATAAAGTAAATCGGCCGTTAGCTCAATctcctgttaaagtttcgaacaactggatccaggtgtttgcaaatgtaagaatcgtgctgacatgtctgttttataacaagtgaacataaaacgttacaactgttggaaatgtTTTAGTGAATGTTAAATTACgtatttacccagttggttctacactacaaatatggagtttcttgtaattcagtttgatttttatatgtataattattcaagtcttgtatttcagtcatgagAACTCTTTTATTGATATcaaataacatggggtcattttacGATATTATTATTTAGACGTTGTTAACTGAATTTACCTACAAGTCGGTCTTATtctttatcccattgataactggtgagaatattgcaaggtcatttaactccggcatgtattgttagatggtacattgacacgaaattcatgcgttttttgcccaagtttcccccgatatataacgctactgttgtatatgaaatatagacgggtacaagtctgctttgcgattggctatgtACGGATTATCGTGATCTAATATGTAAATAGATTACAATACTACATTAAATAATGTATGTTTCAGTCtgggttttattttgtttgtttgttttgggtttaacgccgtttttcaacagcatttcagacatgttacggcgggcagtt is a genomic window of Mercenaria mercenaria strain notata chromosome 18, MADL_Memer_1, whole genome shotgun sequence containing:
- the LOC128550805 gene encoding uncharacterized protein LOC128550805; translation: MGSSPSKSDREIYYDPRNPEYKILSTVYHVVYKKTNDAGGVLINSETVKKLENYYDNSRWLKHVTYNQPVTSSQVPASGPVNDNKRLRSAIEVEVYDPTPSEATELFLTAFKQMLRKEGINIKQITKVNDGKAPVILICNVATRLEADIDRALSSVRKTDYNRIVLIALHVKPKHALPQEGSKEQLSLQEEKYHDLRGVVDIAFTSENNFYDCDMNDVAVSEIRRLYEEAS